One region of Priestia megaterium genomic DNA includes:
- a CDS encoding cupin domain-containing protein yields the protein MSKSGFVPDNSNIKKSSGTPNLSVNYKQNVLFKRNDQNIAYQLTSTQLPPMLGGAFVDLYMTKGHMREPHWHPNAWELDVVVSGEVQVSVLDPDTSSMHNYRIKEGEVVFIPMGWWHWIEPLSEEAHLHLFFNNDQFESTEGSDVLRLTPPIVFQKAYGVSANEVAEAVAPITDTVVIGPPNNHSFYQKSYLKDERDERIVVKINEKVVPAEDK from the coding sequence ATGAGTAAATCTGGATTTGTGCCGGATAATTCAAATATTAAAAAAAGCTCAGGAACGCCTAATCTGTCAGTGAACTATAAGCAAAACGTCCTGTTCAAACGAAATGATCAAAATATAGCGTATCAACTAACCTCAACTCAGCTGCCGCCAATGCTCGGAGGTGCTTTTGTTGATTTATATATGACGAAAGGGCATATGAGAGAACCGCACTGGCATCCAAATGCTTGGGAATTAGATGTCGTCGTTTCAGGTGAAGTGCAGGTGTCTGTCTTGGACCCTGATACAAGCAGCATGCACAATTACCGAATAAAAGAAGGCGAAGTTGTTTTTATACCGATGGGCTGGTGGCATTGGATTGAACCTCTATCGGAAGAAGCGCATCTGCATCTCTTTTTTAACAATGATCAATTTGAGTCTACAGAAGGATCCGACGTGCTGCGCTTAACGCCTCCTATTGTGTTTCAAAAAGCATACGGAGTAAGCGCAAACGAAGTAGCAGAAGCCGTCGCTCCGATTACCGATACGGTTGTGATTGGACCGCCTAATAATCATTCTTTTTATCAAAAGAGCTATCTCAAAGATGAACGGGATGAAAGAATTGTGGTTAAAATAAATGAAAAAGTGGTGCCTGCTGAAGATAAGTAG
- a CDS encoding MATE family efflux transporter: MLVFLIPLMLSNAMQSVGQLAGSIIVGRALGVDALAAISAFFPLFFLLVSFSIGIGSGSSILIGQAYGAQNEKRVKEIIGTTLTFTFLVGIVLAVLGSIFAPEILRIMGTPANIIDVTVHYARILFVAIPVLFLYFVYTTFMRGTGDSKTPFYFLVVSTVLNLIFLPILIFGWIGVPKLGVYGAAYATVFSTVLTFIIMIIYLRKKNHPLKFDASISLKMDGTLLKLLMRLGIPASINMILVSLSEIAVITFVNGFGSDATAAYGAVNQVASYVQMPAISLGIAVSIFAAQSIGANKFERLKEVIRSGIMLNYVIGSVLILLIYLFSNQILALFLTNQHTLHIAEELLVITLWSYLIFGHAQIITATMRASGTVLWPTVFSIMAIWCVEVPVAYVLSQFTSLEIKGIWIGYPAAFVVSLILQYSYYQFVWKKKKIERLVG, encoded by the coding sequence ATGCTTGTGTTTTTGATTCCGCTCATGTTAAGTAACGCCATGCAGTCCGTTGGGCAGCTGGCAGGAAGTATTATTGTCGGAAGAGCGCTTGGAGTTGATGCGTTAGCCGCTATTTCCGCTTTTTTTCCTCTGTTTTTTCTGCTCGTGTCGTTTTCGATTGGAATTGGGTCAGGAAGTTCCATTTTAATCGGGCAAGCGTACGGGGCACAAAATGAAAAACGAGTGAAAGAAATTATCGGTACCACGCTCACGTTTACCTTTTTAGTCGGAATTGTGCTTGCTGTTTTGGGAAGCATATTTGCTCCGGAGATTCTTCGGATTATGGGAACGCCGGCTAATATTATTGACGTAACGGTTCACTATGCGCGCATTTTGTTTGTGGCAATTCCTGTTTTGTTTTTATACTTTGTTTATACGACGTTTATGCGCGGAACCGGAGACTCTAAAACGCCTTTTTACTTTTTAGTTGTGAGTACGGTCTTAAACCTCATTTTTCTTCCGATTTTAATTTTTGGATGGATCGGAGTGCCAAAGCTTGGCGTGTACGGCGCTGCATACGCAACGGTGTTTTCAACCGTATTAACGTTCATTATTATGATCATTTATTTACGCAAGAAAAATCATCCGTTAAAGTTTGACGCCTCTATTTCATTAAAAATGGACGGAACGCTGTTAAAGCTGCTTATGCGTTTAGGGATTCCCGCGAGTATCAATATGATTTTAGTTTCTCTTTCTGAAATTGCGGTTATTACGTTTGTAAACGGATTTGGCTCAGACGCTACAGCGGCGTACGGAGCGGTGAACCAAGTAGCAAGCTATGTACAAATGCCGGCAATCAGCTTAGGAATTGCGGTTTCTATTTTTGCGGCGCAGTCGATTGGCGCCAATAAATTTGAGCGTTTAAAAGAAGTGATTCGCTCTGGAATTATGCTGAATTACGTTATTGGCAGCGTGTTGATTTTACTTATTTATCTCTTTTCCAATCAAATATTAGCACTGTTTTTAACAAATCAGCACACGCTCCATATTGCCGAAGAGCTGTTAGTGATAACGCTTTGGAGCTATTTGATTTTCGGCCATGCGCAAATTATTACCGCTACGATGCGAGCAAGCGGTACGGTGCTGTGGCCTACGGTATTTAGCATTATGGCGATTTGGTGTGTGGAAGTACCCGTAGCCTACGTGTTATCGCAGTTTACGTCTCTTGAAATCAAAGGGATTTGGATCGGATATCCAGCGGCGTTTGTTGTCAGCTTAATCCTGCAGTACAGCTATTATCAATTTGTATGGAAGAAAAAGAAAATTGAACGTCTTGTCGGATAA
- a CDS encoding LCP family glycopolymer transferase, whose amino-acid sequence MSSKAKKEWIGGLVLFLLVSFVSITFAGYHTVKAAVDQTYVPLEHGNKTHVNLKKGQPFSLLLIQENHQNTSFVYMTVNKQHESIKMTHLPGSTQLGNETLRTIYHQGNMNAVVKKVEAYAKLPVDYYVKMDQQSVVDAVDKLGGIIVTNKRAFEHSNIVFPKGAIRLNGKEALVYLKERNEQDVFTAHERQLSVAKAIFSQGATIPNVTKLHSLVFTLADHIETNATFNDIKRIQKTYKLAVAHVDKQQFPQNEWNQKQVTTRLYKHLERNELFL is encoded by the coding sequence ATGAGCAGCAAAGCAAAAAAAGAGTGGATTGGCGGTCTCGTACTATTTTTACTCGTCAGTTTTGTCAGCATCACGTTTGCAGGCTATCATACGGTGAAAGCTGCCGTTGATCAAACGTATGTACCGCTTGAGCATGGTAACAAAACACACGTCAATTTAAAAAAAGGACAACCGTTTTCCCTGCTTTTAATTCAAGAAAACCATCAAAATACGTCATTTGTGTATATGACTGTTAATAAGCAGCATGAATCAATAAAAATGACCCACTTGCCAGGGTCAACTCAGCTCGGCAATGAAACACTGCGAACCATTTATCATCAAGGAAATATGAATGCTGTTGTAAAAAAAGTCGAAGCATATGCAAAGCTTCCTGTTGATTATTATGTCAAAATGGATCAGCAGTCAGTCGTCGATGCTGTAGATAAATTAGGCGGCATTATCGTCACAAACAAACGTGCTTTTGAACACAGCAACATTGTTTTTCCAAAAGGAGCGATTCGCCTTAACGGAAAAGAAGCACTTGTTTATTTAAAGGAGCGGAATGAACAAGACGTCTTTACGGCGCATGAAAGACAGCTGTCCGTCGCGAAAGCCATTTTCAGCCAAGGAGCTACGATTCCCAATGTTACAAAGCTGCATTCTCTTGTATTTACGCTCGCTGATCACATTGAAACCAACGCAACCTTTAATGATATCAAACGGATTCAAAAAACCTACAAGCTGGCCGTTGCTCACGTAGACAAGCAGCAGTTTCCGCAAAACGAATGGAATCAAAAACAAGTCACAACGCGGCTGTATAAGCACTTAGAACGCAACGAGCTGTTTTTATAA